From the Panulirus ornatus isolate Po-2019 chromosome 46, ASM3632096v1, whole genome shotgun sequence genome, one window contains:
- the LOC139763175 gene encoding uncharacterized protein, which translates to MVIQLLQLIILQGLAGAVPDLNCSLHLSCHPDDLVPHPWDCHLYHVCLARGVPDFTTQRCPLGQYFDPTGRTCVQEESPCAPACPHPCHCDLLGRGRVVHDEHRCQQGRLLHMESNQCIDTSCLKFCSHKAGLAVTGTDTGAIASSKSLNRTIRECYFTCHGDFSTYADTSNCTRYYVCYPGNVGIPESCPADRPYYSGTYCTSDVTQCCAGQVKKHSDTDTASHQSTEKSFRKCYFICHGDFSAYADHSNCSKYYRCYPNGVGIPESCPPDRPYFNGVECISDSTQCCGQPPSSTETTGTSSTIKTPSIEPHTTTTTPSTQSSTTTTTTTTAPSVSCLLEPDCRDKPMGSAVPDPNNCLRYYVCLGDNIATEDSFPCQPGLYFNPETNKCHLIEGDTYLCLPPCTSMCSYSCLDSEWIFDPKNCSRYYLCYQGSTVHLSCSTSRPYFDGQACTAHPDSCCFYPCPPYCPYQGKMVPHGKDCHKYYICLDVGFPTNISLITCRNNEVFDHVTGQCSPTAECIQLCED; encoded by the exons ATGGTCATCCAGCTGCTACAATTGATAATATTGCAG GGCTTGGCAGGAGCAGTTCCTGACCTCAACTGTTCACTACACCTCTCCTGCCATCCGGACGACCTCGTGCCCCATCCCTGGGACTGTCACCTCTACCATGTGTGCCTGGCTCGTGGCGTCCCCGACTTCACCACACAACGTTGTCCCCTCGGCCAATACTTCGACCCTACTGGCAGGACGTGCGTCCAGGAAGAGAGTCCCTGTGCCCCGGCGTGTCCTCACCCCTGCCACTGTGACCTACTCGGCAGGGGACGTGTGGTGCACGACGAGCACAGGTGCCAACAAGGTAGACTGCTTCATATGGAGTCGAACCAATGCATCGACACATCCTGTTTGAAATTCTGTTCACATAAAGCCGGTCTGGCCGTGACGGGAACTGATACAGGTGCAATAGCCTCCAGCAAGTCCTTAAACAGGACAATCAGGGAATGCTACTTCACCTGCCACGGTGATTTCAGCACATATGCCGACACCAGCAACTGCACCAGGTACTACGTCTGTTATCCTGGTAACGTAGGCATCCCTGAGTCCTGTCCAGCTGACCGTCCGTACTACAGCGGCACATATTGCACCTCTGACGTTACTCAGTGTTGTGCTGGTCAGGTAAAGAAACACAGTGACACAGACACAGCCTCACATCAGTCCACAGAAAAGAGTTTCAGAAAATGTTACTTCATCTGCCACGGTGATTTCAGCGCATATGCCGACCACAGTAACTGTAGTAAATACTATAGATGTTATCCTAATGGTGTAGGAATTCCGGAGTCTTGTCCACCTGACCGTCCTTACTTCAACGGGGTAGAATGCATTTCAGACAGTACTCAGTGTTGTGGACAACCTCCATCATCTACTGAAACTACTGGAACTTCGAGTACGATTAAAACACCATCTATCGAGCCTCATACTACGACTACAACACCGTCTACACAGTCttctacaacaacaaccacaaccacaactgctcCGAGCGTAAGTTGTCTGCTGGAACCAGACTGCCGTGACAAACCGATGGGCTCCGCAGTTCCAGATCCAAACAATTGCCTGAGGTACTACGTCTGCCTGGGTGACAACATAGCCACAGAAGACTCGTTCCCTTGCCAACCGGGACTCTACTTCAACCCAGAGACAAACAAGTGTCACCTGATTGAGGGTGACACGTACCTGTGCCTGCCACCTTGTACCTCAATGTGCTCCTATTCTTGCCTCGACAGCGAGTGGATCTTCGACCCCAAGAATTGCAGTAGATACTATCTCTGTTACCAGGGTTCGACGGTTCATCTCTCTTGTTCGACCTCGCGACCCTACTTCGACGGTCAAGCCTGCACTGCACACCCAGATTCTTGCTGCTTCTACCCTTGTCCACCTTACTGTCCCTACCAGGGTAAGATGGTGCCTCATGGTAAGGACTGTCACAAGTACTATATATGTTTAGACGTCGGGTTCCCTACGAACATCAGCCTTATCACCTGTAGGAACAACGAGGTGTTCGATCACGTGACGGGTCAGTGCTCCCCGACCGCCGAGTGTATTCAACTGTGTGAGGATTAA